The Plasmodium malariae genome assembly, contig: PmUG01_00_26, whole genome shotgun sequence genome has a window encoding:
- the PmUG01_00049200 gene encoding STP1 protein codes for MDNCFSKYYSSYGSLFYTVIRLSAFKKIEKEIKQKIFSLNNENDKDEFRKGCLNLADYLIANNNPPKHYEDYKITWKGALNNKLNGYYKQLRKHGGCPLILDDIDKKILELKYEEINFCDKKKIDFNEIKQLKRDPKNYDTYISKCNAYNKWIEEKKNYFKEKETLFGKCYKTKDQKKKKIESSETICDLMKPETFQELSECPSLHELSASKTASEKENIDPQTKADEITMDSNTSQDPQDQLEISQSFETTENVHVSKDEQETQQELQSPPSPDVHVKVQIPASESSSIESEATSTNGIQVNAPQYFIDHDYTLIGGFKKKKRIKRKQAKFLRILLPSFSNEKKKFLAQHYTEQSIYDDEEIIKKLKIHEHDMIKYVNTPKQKKDRFKTIIEVHMEVLKELRNEEWEYKKREFLEICIELLAKKEHRTYVGLNNEEPMMENTKIINDFEKQQILWNKWVKEHKNISEKLKKTDWFNYLKNEWKKEKDSIKKYKEFKMNISNEIQKGSFSEKEKDLWKDWILKKRIHIEQYLEQEWFEGLTQELLNMLDECVNEDTKYNISILNMEELHKKENYEELYNYIKKKLLEKLCILVFAMVLEECKKEDFIENEESHLDSSINDWKTEVNLERKSDIIKKINDINDDFLENKENRKIYTYMGNKCFRKQIEDWIREHNTPSNSIYNESSVE; via the exons ATGGATAATTGTTTTTCAAAG TATTATAGTTCCTATGGTAGTCTATTTTACACAGTTATAAGACTATCAGCGTTTAAAAAgattgaaaaagaaataaaacaaaaaatctTTTCCttgaataatgaaaatgataaagaTGAATTTAGGAAGGGATGCCTAAATTTGGCTGATTATCTTATTGCGAACAATAATCCACCAAAACATTATGAAGATTATAAAATAACGTGGAAAGGAGCACtaaacaataaattaaatggtTATTACAAACAATTACGTAAACATGGAGGATGCCCTTTGATTTTAGACGacatagataaaaaaattttagaattaaaatatgaagaaataaatttctgcgataagaaaaagatagattttaatgaaataaaacagTTAAAAAGAGACCCCAAAAATtatgatacatatataagtaagTGTAACGCATATAATAAGTGGAttgaagaaaagaagaattattttaaggaaaaggaaactctttttggaaaatgctataaaacaaaagaccaaaaaaaaaaaaaaatagaaagttCAGAAACGATATGCGACTTAATGAAACCTGAAACTTTCCAAGAATTATCTGAATGCCCATCATTACATGAATTATCAGCCAGTAAAACTGCAtctgaaaaagaaaatatagatCCACAAACAAAAGCTGATGAAATAACTATGGATTCAAATACATCCCAAGATCCACAGGATCAATTGGAGATATCTCAATCTTTCGAAACAACTGAAAATGTACATGTATCTAAAGATGAACAGGAGACTCAACAAGAATTACAATCCCCACCTTCGCCAGATGTTCACGTAAAAGTTCAAATTCCAGCATCTGAATCTTCATCTATAGAAAGTGAAGCTACATCTACAAATGGTATACAAGTTAATGCACcacaatattttatagatCACGAT TATACTTTAATAGGAgggtttaaaaaaaaaaaaaggataaaaagaaaacaagCGAAATTCCTAAGAATACTACTACCTTCATTTtctaacgaaaaaaaaaaattcttagcACAACATTATACAGAACAATCGATATACGATGACGaagaaatcataaaaaaattaaaaatacatgaacATGACATGATAAAATACGTAAATACGCCTaagcaaaaaaaagacaGATTCAAAACGATTATAGAAGTTCATATGGAAGTGCTCAAAGAATTAAGAAATGAAGAAtgggaatataaaaaaagagaatttttagaaatatgtaTAGAACTGCTCGCAAAAAAGGAACATAGAACATATGTTGGTTTGAATAATGAAGAACCTATGATGGaaaatactaaaattattaatgacTTTGAAAAACAACAAATTTTATGGAATAAATGGGTAaaagaacataaaaatatttctgaaaaattgaaaaaaacagattggtttaattatttgaaaaatgaatggaaaaaagaaaaagattccataaaaaaatataaggaatttaaaatgaatatttcaAATGAAATTCAAAAAGGTTCTTTttcagaaaaagaaaaagatttaTGGAAAGATTGGATATTAAAAAAGCGTATACACATAGAACAATACTTAGAACAAGAATGGTTTGAGGGATTAACACAAGAATTACTCAATATGTTAGATGAGTGTGTAAATGAAGACactaaatataatatatcaataCTCAATATGGAAGAActacataaaaaagaaaattatgaagaattatataattatataaaaaaaaaattactagaAAAATTGTGCATACTAGTATTCGCAATGGTATTGGAAGAATGCAAAAAAGAAGATTTTatagaaaatgaagaatCACATTTGGATAGTTCTATAAATGATTGGAAAACGGAAGTAAATTTAGAGCGAAAATcagatattataaaaaaaataaatgatattaatgatgattttttagaaaataaagaaaatagaaaaatttatacttatatggGGAACAAATGTTTTAGGAAGCAAATAGAAGACTGGATAAGAGAACATAATACACCCTCAAATTCGATATATAATGAGAGCAGCGTAGAATAA
- the PmUG01_00049400 gene encoding fam-l protein encodes MEKNIKLLLFINVAFFTFLICICNFTNDMSSISKSLDDENYIERKLNARNYRLLAKCKNNNDSSMIGLKFFPYNEEIEIKHKTVEESSKAKNKYSNGSSSKYAKDHKQIATDKSNIFETKKYSNLEKKIFKELDYFDFLEKNRTISNKVYQQTIFKKYRLRIFAPVALILLLSIYIILDMYFFYGLKGMLTQILVSCLGNGWYNSLHNILKNHNLKWLFESTEKVKNYLGKMERGKFKPFEEYVYVENFFGYIVYIVPLIILGITLILGILYYHKKVKKYQKLKFKKR; translated from the exons atggaaaaaaatattaagttactcttatttattaatgttgctttttttacctttttaatttgtatatgtaatttCACCAATGATATG aGTTCAATTAGCAAATCATTAGATGATGAAAACTATATTGAAAGAAAGTTAAATGCAAGAAATTATAGACTACTTGCAAAATGTAAGAACAATAATGATTCAAGTATGATAgggttaaaattttttccatataatgAAGAGATAGAAATAAAACACAAGACTGTTGAAGAATCCTCCAAagcaaaaaacaaatattcaAATGGAAGTTCTTCAAAATATGCAAAAGACCATAAACAAATTGCAACAGAtaaatctaatatatttgaaacaaaaaaatattctaatcttgaaaaaaaaatattcaaagaactgGATTATTTCGattttcttgaaaaaaacaGGACAATTAGTAATAAGGTATACCAACAaactatatttaaaaaatacagattACGAATTTTTGCCCCTGTAGCATTAATATTGTtgttatcaatatatatcatattagatatgtatttcttttatgGACTTAAAGGGATGTTGACTCAAATACTTGTTTCTTGCTTAGGAAATGGCTGGTATAATtctttacataatattttgaaaaatcaCAATTTAAAATGGTTGTTTGAGTCTAcggaaaaagtaaaaaattatctgGGTAAAATGGAAAGAGGCAAGTTTAAGCCATTTGAAGAGTACGTTTATGTAGAGAATTTTTTTGgttatatagtatatattgtaccattaataatattaggtATTACCCTTATATTAGGGATTCTTTActaccataaaaaagtaaagaaatatcaaaaattgaagttcaaaaaaaggtaa